In Paenibacillus sp. 1781tsa1, one DNA window encodes the following:
- a CDS encoding SDR family oxidoreductase: MKALFIGGTGTISTAITEMLARQGCELYLINRGNHNHDLPKEVNVIQADINDETRVAELIADLEFDVVADFIAFVPSQLERDYRLFKDKTKQFIFISSASAYQTPLADYRITEGTPLSNPYWEYSRNKIACEDYLMKQYREHGFPVTIVRPSHTYGDKSVPLGVHGAQGSWQVLKRMREGKPVIIHGDGTSLWTITHNIDFAKGFIGLMGNIHAIGESVHITSDESVTWNQIHEIIASVLGVKLHAVHVPSEFLAACSDQDLRGGLLGDKANTVVFDNSKLKRLVPEFVATTRADQGIRSTIEHILAHPELQTEDPEFDGWCDKVVGALDEALLKIRDEK, from the coding sequence ATGAAAGCGCTATTTATTGGAGGGACAGGCACCATTAGTACGGCCATTACGGAGATGCTTGCACGGCAAGGCTGTGAACTGTATTTGATTAATCGAGGCAATCATAACCATGACTTACCTAAGGAAGTCAACGTAATTCAAGCGGACATTAATGACGAGACACGTGTAGCGGAACTGATAGCTGATCTGGAATTTGATGTTGTGGCAGACTTTATCGCCTTTGTACCATCTCAATTGGAGAGAGATTACCGTTTATTCAAGGATAAAACGAAGCAGTTTATTTTTATAAGCTCAGCATCTGCGTATCAGACACCTTTGGCTGATTACCGGATCACTGAAGGGACGCCTTTATCGAATCCATATTGGGAGTATTCTCGCAACAAGATTGCCTGTGAAGACTATCTGATGAAACAATACCGCGAGCATGGATTCCCTGTGACCATCGTGCGTCCAAGCCATACATATGGCGACAAATCGGTACCTCTCGGTGTTCATGGTGCTCAAGGCAGCTGGCAGGTTCTCAAGCGCATGCGTGAAGGCAAACCCGTTATCATCCATGGAGATGGTACCTCACTGTGGACCATTACGCACAATATTGATTTTGCCAAAGGTTTTATCGGGCTTATGGGAAATATCCATGCAATTGGTGAATCGGTACATATCACCTCGGACGAATCCGTCACCTGGAATCAGATTCATGAGATTATTGCCAGCGTGTTGGGAGTTAAGCTTCATGCGGTACATGTACCTTCCGAGTTCTTGGCAGCATGCAGTGACCAGGATCTTCGCGGCGGTTTGCTGGGGGACAAAGCCAATACCGTTGTGTTTGACAACAGTAAGCTGAAACGGCTTGTTCCGGAATTTGTAGCAACGACAAGAGCCGATCAGGGCATTCGAAGTACGATTGAGCACATTCTGGCCCATCCTGAATTACAGACCGAAGATCCGGAATTTGATGGTTGGTGTGACAAGGTCGTTGGTGCATTGGACGAAGCGTTATTAAAGATCAGAGATGAGAAATGA
- a CDS encoding cupredoxin domain-containing protein, producing the protein MKSWFGKTWPWLTLGLTVVVLLGSFLVYFMGKDVSPGSGSAVTAQAETAEDLKGYEVIDVDVSNDGFGPDVIEVKAGVPTKINFILTRSVTHVKSVGSQKLGMDLYMQKGPNYYTVDKDLPKGEYEIHCGMYMIYATIKVV; encoded by the coding sequence ATGAAAAGCTGGTTTGGAAAAACATGGCCTTGGTTAACACTAGGTCTGACCGTTGTTGTATTGCTTGGATCATTTTTGGTTTATTTTATGGGCAAAGACGTATCCCCGGGATCAGGAAGTGCTGTAACTGCACAAGCCGAGACAGCGGAGGATTTGAAGGGATATGAAGTCATTGATGTGGACGTAAGCAACGATGGTTTTGGACCAGACGTTATCGAGGTGAAAGCTGGCGTACCGACCAAAATCAACTTTATTCTGACCCGATCGGTGACACATGTCAAATCAGTCGGATCACAAAAGCTTGGCATGGATCTATACATGCAAAAGGGACCTAATTATTATACGGTCGACAAAGATCTGCCAAAGGGTGAATACGAGATTCACTGCGGTATGTACATGATATACGCAACGATTAAGGTTGTATAA
- a CDS encoding DEAD/DEAH box helicase: MSDNPFYRLAPFVQEFIYKKRWESLRPAQIEACNICFHTPHHMLIAAGTASGKTEAAFFPALTELHERPSKSVGILYIGPLKALINDQFERLKDLLTEGNIPVWHWHGDVPQAEKTKLMKNPSGVLQITPESLEGLLMNRPNAIPALFHDLRYVIIDEVHAFMGADRGIQVLSELARIERMAGCAPRRVGLSATLSDYDAATSWLAAGTQQGVDVVSSPGGRKLRLRVEHFSFPDAQDEEQAEQLHNARKAYYDFIYESTHRKKALIFTNSRTDAEVTILEMRRVAARRQERDVFHVHHGSISAMLREETEAALRTGSGPAVAAATVTLELGIDLGELERVVQLGAPYSASSFVQRLGRSGRREDMASEMLFVCPEEEDEEAQLPARMPWTLMRAIAVIELYVKTKWVEPLEARKMPIGVLYHQTMSMLKSMGEAEPRDLAEAILSLAPFALIRPDQYQAFLNYLIETDHLQWTEDRTLIIGLTGEKIVNNYRFYAVFKDDEEHKVLNGSEEIGSITTVPPPGYCFSLAGKLWKVEEVDHKHKAVYVKSAKGKVDTLWLGAGGDIHTSVVQKMREVLSDSVIYPYLSPQAVNRLERARRLARESGLLKQVVIPAGGDSMYVLPWVGSKSFRTLERLMKHNLSKKLALRSVVPMEPYYFVVSGKVDERTLLAEIMSECRTAEDASALLAEDEAPYLGKYDEFVAPPLIREAFAVDGLDLDGLKEGLQQTLEWDSSSTKRT, from the coding sequence ATGAGTGATAATCCATTCTATCGGCTTGCGCCATTCGTGCAGGAATTTATTTATAAAAAAAGATGGGAATCGCTTCGGCCTGCTCAGATTGAGGCCTGCAATATCTGTTTCCATACCCCGCATCATATGCTGATTGCGGCAGGCACGGCCTCTGGCAAAACGGAGGCGGCTTTTTTTCCTGCATTGACTGAACTGCATGAACGGCCTTCCAAATCAGTTGGCATTCTGTACATCGGACCTCTGAAAGCCCTGATTAACGACCAATTCGAACGTCTTAAGGATCTGTTAACCGAAGGGAATATTCCGGTTTGGCATTGGCATGGGGATGTGCCTCAGGCGGAGAAAACAAAACTGATGAAAAATCCGTCCGGTGTGCTTCAGATTACGCCAGAATCGCTGGAAGGTCTGCTCATGAATCGACCGAATGCGATCCCGGCGCTGTTTCATGATCTGCGCTATGTCATCATCGATGAGGTGCATGCTTTCATGGGAGCAGATCGGGGCATTCAAGTACTCAGCGAGCTTGCCAGAATCGAGCGTATGGCTGGCTGTGCACCGCGAAGAGTGGGCTTGTCCGCTACACTTAGTGACTATGATGCGGCTACATCTTGGCTTGCTGCCGGAACGCAGCAGGGGGTGGATGTGGTCTCTTCTCCAGGTGGTCGCAAGCTGCGACTGCGGGTAGAACATTTCTCTTTTCCAGACGCACAGGACGAGGAGCAGGCGGAGCAGCTTCATAATGCACGCAAAGCGTACTACGACTTCATCTATGAGAGCACACATCGTAAAAAAGCATTGATCTTCACCAACAGCCGTACAGACGCTGAGGTCACTATTCTTGAGATGCGGCGGGTCGCGGCTCGCAGGCAAGAGCGTGATGTATTCCATGTGCATCATGGGAGTATCTCCGCCATGCTGAGGGAGGAAACGGAAGCCGCACTGCGCACCGGATCGGGGCCCGCGGTTGCTGCGGCAACGGTTACGCTCGAACTGGGGATCGATCTGGGCGAACTGGAACGTGTGGTTCAGCTCGGTGCACCGTATAGTGCTTCCAGCTTTGTACAGCGTCTGGGACGTTCAGGGAGACGAGAGGACATGGCATCAGAGATGCTTTTTGTATGTCCGGAGGAAGAGGATGAGGAAGCGCAATTACCAGCACGTATGCCGTGGACGTTGATGCGTGCGATTGCTGTTATCGAACTATATGTAAAAACAAAGTGGGTCGAGCCGCTTGAAGCCCGCAAAATGCCCATAGGTGTGCTCTACCATCAGACGATGAGCATGCTGAAAAGTATGGGGGAGGCGGAGCCGAGAGATCTTGCAGAAGCCATCCTGTCGCTGGCCCCCTTTGCGTTGATTAGACCTGATCAATATCAGGCTTTCCTGAATTACCTCATTGAGACGGATCATCTGCAATGGACAGAGGATCGAACATTGATTATCGGTCTGACAGGTGAGAAAATCGTGAATAATTATCGCTTCTACGCAGTGTTTAAGGATGATGAAGAACATAAAGTGCTGAACGGATCGGAAGAGATTGGTTCCATTACAACCGTGCCCCCACCAGGCTATTGCTTCTCGCTCGCAGGCAAACTGTGGAAAGTGGAAGAGGTTGATCACAAGCACAAGGCTGTGTATGTGAAGTCTGCAAAAGGTAAAGTAGATACGTTATGGCTTGGAGCGGGAGGAGATATTCATACGTCGGTGGTACAGAAAATGCGTGAAGTGTTGTCCGACTCCGTGATCTATCCTTACCTGTCACCACAAGCCGTCAATCGACTTGAACGGGCGCGCCGCCTAGCTCGTGAAAGCGGACTGTTGAAGCAGGTTGTCATTCCGGCAGGGGGAGATTCGATGTATGTTCTTCCTTGGGTGGGAAGTAAATCATTCCGTACATTGGAGCGCCTGATGAAGCATAATCTGTCCAAGAAACTTGCCTTGCGTTCGGTTGTGCCCATGGAGCCCTATTATTTTGTGGTGTCCGGCAAGGTCGATGAACGAACATTGTTAGCCGAGATCATGAGTGAGTGTCGGACGGCTGAAGACGCATCTGCGTTACTGGCTGAAGATGAAGCGCCTTATCTGGGCAAGTATGATGAATTCGTCGCGCCGCCTTTGATCCGTGAGGCTTTTGCCGTGGATGGGCTGGATCTGGATGGATTGAAGGAAGGTTTACAGCAAACATTGGAGTGGGATTCCTCGAGTACCAAGCGGACATGA
- a CDS encoding DMT family transporter — MKYYLSVLAGAMSYGILSTIVVLAYGEEYKLGEVVGTQLITGFLLSWMLALYTRFRTKRKSQANGKASGAVAQVFKRLTWKQRLLLMAAGTPTVITGLVYYQSLRYIPASLAIILLFQFTWISVLIQAISKRQRPDKVTFLTLIILFGGTLLAAGFLEQGLGEFNGLGIALGLMAAVSYSLFVLFSGKAVPSAHPAFRSAWMVTGGLILLCILFPPTFLFNGLIWSQLLVFGLLLGFFGAFIPPVLFAIGVPHIGGDMAGILGAVELPIAVLLSSIVLHEHVSGLQWFGVIIVLIGVALPELYKLRMRRSRSTPIYS; from the coding sequence ATGAAATATTATCTGTCCGTTCTCGCGGGAGCGATGAGCTATGGCATATTATCCACGATTGTGGTTCTGGCGTATGGCGAAGAATATAAACTTGGAGAGGTTGTGGGAACACAGCTGATTACGGGTTTTCTTCTTTCCTGGATGCTGGCGCTATACACAAGATTTAGAACAAAACGTAAGTCACAGGCAAATGGCAAAGCATCAGGAGCCGTGGCACAGGTATTCAAGCGATTGACGTGGAAACAACGTCTGTTATTGATGGCTGCCGGAACACCAACGGTAATTACGGGTCTCGTGTATTATCAGTCTTTGCGTTACATCCCGGCTTCACTTGCCATTATCCTGTTGTTCCAGTTCACATGGATTAGTGTATTGATTCAGGCGATTAGCAAACGTCAACGTCCAGACAAAGTCACGTTCCTTACGTTGATTATTCTGTTTGGCGGAACTTTGCTGGCAGCTGGTTTCCTGGAACAGGGACTGGGTGAGTTCAACGGTCTGGGTATTGCTCTTGGACTAATGGCAGCCGTAAGTTATTCCTTATTCGTATTGTTCAGCGGCAAAGCCGTACCTTCAGCGCATCCGGCGTTCCGCAGTGCGTGGATGGTTACAGGCGGATTGATCCTGCTGTGCATTTTGTTCCCGCCAACATTCCTCTTTAACGGATTGATCTGGAGCCAGTTGCTTGTATTTGGATTGCTGCTCGGATTCTTCGGGGCTTTCATTCCACCCGTACTGTTCGCTATCGGCGTTCCGCATATTGGTGGTGACATGGCCGGAATTCTGGGTGCAGTGGAGCTTCCAATTGCAGTACTGCTATCCTCTATTGTGCTCCATGAGCATGTCAGCGGATTGCAATGGTTCGGAGTTATCATTGTGCTCATTGGTGTAGCCTTGCCAGAGTTGTATAAATTACGCATGAGAAGAAGTAGAAGTACACCGATATATTCCTGA